The segment GCATTTCAACTACGttcattttataaatatgttgCTTCTTTATaacctaacttttttttttcttttttactgtTTAACCCAACATTCAATATGCTAGAGCATAGTTAGACAGAGTCTTGTTATAGTTGGACAAAGTCTTGTTATAGTTACAAACTTACGCTCACATAATATActttttgcacttttttttaagtattaagtaTAAATATATCAACAATATCTCTATTACTctgtcaacaaaaaaaaaaaaaaatatatatatatatatatatatattgttttctttttctttttcttttgtccaTATTGGCAGGATGGACAAGATTTAGATATGTTGAAGTCTCTATcttttctctataaaaaaataaaaaataaaaagaaaaatatgttgaAGCCTATGTCTTGTCTTTTAACCAAGATTAGCcatttctccccaaaaaaaaaaaaatcacctaagattagccttttttttctttgataccATTGGGCCTGGGCCAGAAACCATTTTGTAGTAATAATAATTCAACCAGTATCAGATCTGTTTGAGAGCACAGTTTCTCTCATAGGGCTGGGCTTGAGACGTTGATCGCATTAGTTCGACCTGGATGAGTGTAAGCCAGCCCAGTGTGAACTTTGTTTAGTAGACCAAAGTTGGCCCTAGCGGACCACaggattttttttgggtaagttaGACCAGagtccaaaaatttaaaattaccgattgtcccccaaaagaaaagatattagaaaattatgaatttattcaCTGCGAGAAGAATTAGATTTAAATTATGTACTTAGAAATGTATGGATCCATGCAcacatgatattttttttttggtaataggTAACTTATATTAAATCAAACAGAAGAGTTAAGGCAAAGCCTCTTGTAGTACATGCCGATAGCATCAAAATATAGCAACACGAGCATTAGCATccaaggatgaaaaaaaaaaaaaaaaactctattttatATCCTCAAACATCACTTTATCAATTTTACcatctcattttacaactcattaaaataatataaaccatcccatcaaataataatataaatataaagtgagtgagataaagtgagagagagaaaaaaaaaaatttaataaaatatattattttagtttacaaactcatgaatagtaagTTCTAAATATAAGAACTTATTATTCAcatgttgcaaaaaaatttaggtataCATCCCCAGATGAAGCTCTTTTTTAGATAGTTAGTGGCTATTTTAGCAACTTGGGAGGTTTTACACCCcgcaatgctaatgctctaacaaGGTCCAATGGAGGACTATCAAAGCTAATATAATATAGCATGTATGTAATTGCATATACTAGAACTCGAGTCTCTTTTTGCTCCTACATATGATAGCTACATATAATTGAGTTCAAGAGGCAACAAAACTTCCTTAGAGAAGGATAACAATTTCTTTATGGCAACACAATTTATTGCCATTATGTGAATCTATTACACAAAAGCTAGCAACTTAACAAAAACTAGAACTCCCAAAAGAAAACATTGCAcgagaaaatgtttttttttttttacttttttacttgAATTGGTACAACTTGTGTTGACACTGAATATTAGGATTCAACCACTGCTGAATTCCATGAGCTCGTCTAAAATTTGGTGACTGACCCGGAATAGTAGTCAGATGCGACGAAGGAATGAGATGCAATGCCTCTTCTAAGTCCATTCCCAATGCATTTTTGAATAGATTCCTGAAAGAATTAGTTGTTGCAATCCTCTCAACATTTTCAGCTCCAATTTCCTGCATTTTCTTCCTATGCTCAAAATACCCTATATACTCTGCGCAAATGGGATCATTTGGGTTCACAAACAAGTTAGGAAACCAGGCAGATAACATTGCAAATGACTCATCTTCTCTAGGCTTAGAGTTATAAGCTTTTGTAGCAGCAACAAGGCCTGCCTTGACAATACTATTCGCAATGCGAAGTGTATCCTTCACTTTTTGATCCTTGATTCTCTCTATAGGAATAGATAAGAATGGTGGATTGAATAGATATGTTTCAAGATTATAACCCTCCTTGATCATGTTCTTTCCTGCAAGCAATGCCATAGCTGACCCCAAGGAATGTCCAGCTAACCATATATTTTCAGCTCCAGCAAAATCAACCATTTCCTTAACATATTTCATTGCAATCTCAAAACGTGTGTCTGATTGAAGTTTGTTAAGAATGCATCCCAGGTCCAACATGAGGTCACGTAATAGTGTACCTGGTTCAGTGATTGTTCCACGGAAGGCAATAacatattttggggtttttgtcttAGAATCATCACAGTATGAAGCTGGGAATTTAGACTCAAAAATGGCACCAAAGATGGAATTGTCAACATTATCTACAAGCACATCACTTAATAGGAAATCGAAGAAGTCCCACCATACTGGAGCAAAAGCTTGAGGGCCCTGTCGGTTTTGTTGCCGGTCTTGTTCTAGAATGTATACTCCTTGAACCAAGCTAGCTGCAATAGATCTTCGATGATCTTTGTTCTTCCTGCAAAATTATTGTAACATAGAAAATAGCTAATGAGTTTAGTTATTAATAAGAACACCTATGAGATACATGTAGTGAAAACCCATTATTCCATTAGGCCATAATCATTTTGACAATGAACTGTTATCATACTCTAGTTTAAGTTCAAAGTAAGGTTACAAAATAATTTGCGTTATATCACTATCCAATTGTTCTATTTTCTACTCCAACCGACATTTGTCAcacatacttttttttcccttacaactgaccaaagtttaaaatgaaaaaatcaaacatatattataCAGCAATTAAGATCTTAATTGTGTATTTCCCTAGGTTTCATTTTTATTCTTCATACATTGTGAGTCACAAAGAGAATGTTCACTTAACTATATTTCTTTGAAAACGACTTTCCCTGACCTTAAATTATGGTCTCAAGAGTCAAGCCTCATATATTTTTGATGTATTGCTAACAATTAATATATCATCCTCTAGGTGCCTCTGAATCTCCTTGCAATCAATTCCACCCCATAGACAGGTTAATTATGTGTCCGTTTGGCAAAAACTATtctgccaacttattttactattcggcttatttttgttattatttatgggtcttactgcactttttgatactatttataggtcACATTGTACTAtttactttcagcaaaaagttttcagtatCAGTAAAATAAGCGAATCCTAAGTAGACCCATAAAAAATGGTCTTACCAGTCAACAACGTTGAAATGTGTTGGTCCTGAAAGGTTGAAAATATCCTCCTTGGCGAGCATTACTCCTTAATTATATTACTTCGTTCATCTTTTACTGAAAGCATTTGAAATGGATCTGCCATAGAGGAAAAGAAATGTTTAATATTAAtcgtgaaattttttttcagcTCTTGCTGTACTTGTGTAGATATGGGTCTTTAGGTACTATTTAAAGGGCAAGAGAGGATATGTGGTTGAATAGGATAACGGATGCACTAGTACtaacaaaattgtaaaattgaaggaaaatgctaaagctatTACAATCAACTAGACGTGAGCCTAGCTGATACAATTATATGCAACCCTTATGGCCTTACTAACAATCAACTATTAACCACTAATTAAGGCTAATATTAAGCCTACAATTTTTCTTAATCCTTTCAAGTAAAGTTATGCATAAAATCTTTTATAGTTAattcatgtcaaattttaagGCAACTAAACCAAACAACTTTGCCATTCTGTAAGATTCAAAAAGTTAAATTCTTCCATTCTTTTGCATTATTTGATAATTATCATCTCAAAAGTGAAGGAAAATGGTAAATTAACTTATCAATATTCGTACATTATCTCTTCCATCATATGGCACTTTGAAGTTTGTACATATAATGTATCTAACAATATTGCTTCGAACCTAGCTAATTGCCTAATTGAACTATAAACATTGGtagaaaactaaaatatattcAAAAGCCAATCCAAATGAAAACCTTTCAAGTATATTCTCCAACTAGATAATCAAATTCCATTTGAAATTCTCCAAATCAAATCTTAACATAGCATGTGAAATATTCCCTAGAAAACTCCCATTTTTAGCtgaaattaaaacattttctattttgcagTTCAATATTACTaattagaaaagaaaggaaaccaACCTGTACAACATGTAATGGTGTTGAACTCCACCCATTTGAGTCTCTTCTTGTACTTTTTGAGAAAGAGGAAGCTGTAATGATTAAACATCAATTAATAAACACTAATTAagtacatgtaaaaaaaaaattatacatgggaagttcaaaagaaaatagCATGAATAGAAATTAGACTTTTTTTTGTGCTATTAATAGCATTATTGATTGAGATAGATTATAAAATCCTTTTACTTCAGTTGTCTCGGATAAATTCAAATCaactgttttttgtttgttttaaatgGGCGGTGTAAGTAAAAAGTCTTTCCATTTTgtgtagttttttttgtttatacaGTTTGTATTGCTTTTGCTTGTAATCTTGTTGTTCTTCGCTAGTACAACAATAGTTTTACCTTTGGAACATTTCCACTCGTTTGAACAAATCTCTTTCACACccaaaaagagataaaaataaataaataaataaataaatgacaaagTAAAATTTCAGAGTTTAAGAAACTATCAAAAAATGTAATACCCGaaaagtaattattaattaataagaaaaaaaaaatgttatacttgttgtaattatttctttatattaaacaaaatgaaaaggtcAAGGCTGGACTTGcattattctcaaaaaataaaaaataagaagaagaaggaggaggctGGACTCATAGTTGCAGCGTGTGTTATCAATACTTCAATAAAAATTGCTTGAACGGTGCTTTTTGCTCTGGTACTTCTAATTTTCTATATGCCAAAACGATTCGTTTCAATGAGgattaaaagagagagattcaATGGAGGTGCGGGGAATCGAACCCCGTGCCTCTCGCATGCGAAGCGAGCGCTCTACCATATGAGCTACACCCCCACTCCTTATCCAAGACACGataatatttcatttataaatgTTATCAATGACAGAAAAAAAACTGACCAATTTACTGCTCAATAAACAAATCCTACCATTTTTTCACGTGGCAAATTATAAGTGGTGAAATTGTGAACTCACCACTCAACTTGAcaagttgtaaattttattgtggACCTAGCATTTTTGTTTActacttaggatttattttggaaccatttattttgctaaaactaaaatttttttgttaaaagtactgtaaataaaggtaaaagttaactgaaatagtacagtgagacccatgaatagtaccagaAAGTATAGTAGggtccataaatagtagcaaaaataagcagAATAGTAATATAAGTTATCCAAACAAAGCTTTAGCATGAAAAAATGGTCAATTTACTCTTGAAATATTTCTCATGTATATGGGGGAGGCAAGTGGGACTATTAAAGTTGTATGATTTTGAGTAATTAAATGATAAGTGGAAGTATGAAGGAGAAAACAATCATGAAAATCtcttagaaaataatttattaattgaagTAATAGTTAATAGACTGAATGAACAAGGAGAGTTCTATGGAGACACCTAAATTGACGCCTAATTTCACGATATTTTTAAGTGTCAATTGTAGATTGGCAcacaataattttacttttcttcAAGTACCAGTAATGATTCCATATGTAATTGATGTGGTCCATCACAAGTTGACACACTATTATGGTTTGAAATTAGGTGTGGACAAGGACTAAACAATCCATACAATCTGACTATTACACATTGAATCAATACAAGTCAAGTACCTTTCCTTGGCCACCTCTGCCGCTCCAACCATTGGTTATTAAGCTCTTGTATTATCATAAATCCAATTATAGGTTTTATATACTAAAAAAGCCTTAGACTAACCCTAAGCTAACTATAAACTAACTAAAAAAGCCTTAGACTAACCCTAAGCTAACTATAAACTAAccttaattaatatatacaaatacatgGACTAACAATTGGCTTAGGCCATAATATATCTAACAGTGGCATCTCAATTTCTTAATTGATGGACTTTTGTAATTGCTTGCAATAATAAAAGTTCTAAATATACAAACTGCTTTACAATTATTAAAGTACTATGTTATAATTGGTACTaataaaaataggaataaagtttctctccaaattagtttggagataAACTTTACAAACTCctcatatatctttatattgagtgtgaattttgaaaatctaaccgttagattgcatgttcttattatattcttcatgcatgtaaaatttcaagaagattaaaAATCACTTGTGATCTcatcaaacaaattttaaaatttcaaatttttatgatctaaaattgtgtataaaaaaaataagtttattgatcaaatagtaaataatatccaatttgaacgaaatttgatatgtatattaagaatataaggaatatgaaatttaacagtcaaattttcaaaattcatacaaaaaaaaaaaaaaaaaaagatatatgaaaagtttctcttcaaactaatttggagagaaactttgttttaaaaataatattggtAATAGAATCATGTAAAAGTAatgttattataattataacttgTCACGttaacatttataaaaaaaaagtgagtatgaaatattttatatctctagtGTATTATTTAATTGCTTCGAGTCCAACCCCATCTTTTCTTCTTCCGGATCTTCTGTGATCCTGTGAGCAGTAGAGATATCTAAGATGGTCCTTTGAATTGTTCTTCTGGTTCAATGAAGTCTTATTTGGCAACAAgattgaaaataaaagaaaagaaatgtttGAAGAATCCATAATGTCATTTTCTTCTCCCACTCTTCAAGCATGCATGTTGGACATAGTCGTATGCATTTGTCAAACTCTGAATGCTGGGGAAAAAagttcggatttttttttttgaaagaactTCAACCTTTGGCATAAAGCCATAAACGTTTATGACTTTATGCATCATACGGCATAATTTCCTCCCAATCAAACAATTATCATTGCCAACCAAAATGTAGTCCACCCAAACCATTGAAACCAACGTGGAAGTAAAAGTGAAAGGAATAAAGCATTTTT is part of the Quercus robur chromosome 9, dhQueRobu3.1, whole genome shotgun sequence genome and harbors:
- the LOC126700684 gene encoding GDSL esterase/lipase At4g10955-like, which codes for MLAKEDIFNLSGPTHFNVVDWKNKDHRRSIAASLVQGVYILEQDRQQNRQGPQAFAPVWWDFFDFLLSDVLVDNVDNSIFGAIFESKFPASYCDDSKTKTPKYVIAFRGTITEPGTLLRDLMLDLGCILNKLQSDTRFEIAMKYVKEMVDFAGAENIWLAGHSLGSAMALLAGKNMIKEGYNLETYLFNPPFLSIPIERIKDQKVKDTLRIANSIVKAGLVAATKAYNSKPREDESFAMLSAWFPNLFVNPNDPICAEYIGYFEHRKKMQEIGAENVERIATTNSFRNLFKNALGMDLEEALHLIPSSHLTTIPGQSPNFRRAHGIQQWLNPNIQCQHKLYQFK